In Bordetella holmesii ATCC 51541, the following proteins share a genomic window:
- the ftsE gene encoding cell division ATP-binding protein FtsE, translated as MIEFQHVFKSYGRGRNILADINFRVDAGEFVFVSGPSGAGKSTLLKLIAGLEPPSRGSIQVHGQRLDKLSSRARPYLRRAVSVILQDTHLLYDRSALANVMLPLSVIGQASDAAAGRARAALDKVGLAGKEDLNPIELSGGEQQRLAIARAIVNRPAILIADEPTANLDDDNAQRIMNVFRDFNRVGVTTLIASHDQQLMARYTRRTLRIDHGKFHDSQGEAA; from the coding sequence ATGATCGAATTCCAGCACGTATTCAAATCCTATGGTCGCGGCCGGAACATTCTGGCCGACATCAACTTCCGCGTGGACGCGGGGGAATTCGTCTTTGTTTCGGGCCCGTCGGGCGCCGGCAAATCCACCCTGCTCAAGCTGATCGCCGGCCTGGAACCGCCCAGCCGCGGCTCGATACAGGTCCATGGCCAACGCCTGGACAAACTCTCCAGCCGCGCGCGTCCCTACTTACGCCGGGCCGTCAGCGTCATCCTGCAGGATACGCATTTGCTCTATGACCGCAGCGCGCTGGCCAACGTCATGTTGCCCCTGTCGGTGATAGGCCAGGCGTCCGACGCCGCCGCGGGCCGGGCGCGGGCCGCCCTGGACAAAGTCGGTCTGGCCGGCAAGGAAGACCTCAACCCCATCGAGCTATCCGGCGGCGAGCAACAGCGTCTGGCCATCGCCCGCGCCATCGTCAACCGTCCGGCCATCCTGATTGCGGACGAGCCCACTGCCAATCTGGATGACGACAACGCCCAGCGCATCATGAATGTGTTCCGTGACTTCAACCGGGTAGGGGTCACCACGCTGATCGCTTCCCACGACCAACAGCTCATGGCACGTTACACGCGGCGCACACTGCGCATTGATCACGGCAAATTTCACGACTCCCAAGGAGAGGCCGCATGA
- a CDS encoding bacterial extracellular solute-binding s, 3 family protein: MKALKFAALGAALLAASSAAHAGTTFDNVKKKGYVQCGVSTGIPGFSIADSKGEWKGIDVDLCRAIAATMFGDATKFKVTPLNTQQRFTALQSGEIDALTRNTTVTQTRDTTLGLIGVGVNYYDSQGVMVSKDLGVKSAKELGGATICVQPGTTTELNLADWFRANKIEFKPVVIDKYDEIVRAFSAGRCDAFTTDKSQLASTRTTLENPEKYIILPEDFSKEPLGPMVRQGDEQWFNVVRWALNAMLEAEEYGITSKNVDEQLKSSNPNVQRILGVTPGMGKNLGVDDKWAYNVIKQVGNYGESFESTLGKNGPMKLDRGLNASYKQGGLMYGWPVR, translated from the coding sequence ATGAAAGCACTGAAATTTGCCGCACTGGGTGCTGCATTGCTGGCCGCGAGTTCGGCCGCGCACGCCGGCACAACCTTCGACAACGTGAAAAAGAAGGGTTATGTCCAGTGCGGCGTGTCTACCGGTATTCCTGGTTTTTCGATCGCAGACAGCAAGGGCGAATGGAAAGGTATCGACGTCGATCTGTGTCGCGCCATCGCCGCGACCATGTTTGGCGATGCGACGAAGTTCAAGGTCACTCCCCTGAACACTCAGCAACGCTTCACCGCGCTGCAGTCGGGTGAAATCGATGCGCTGACCCGCAATACGACCGTCACCCAGACGCGCGACACCACCCTGGGCCTGATTGGCGTGGGCGTGAACTACTACGACAGCCAGGGCGTCATGGTGTCGAAGGATCTTGGCGTCAAGAGCGCCAAGGAGCTGGGCGGCGCCACTATCTGCGTGCAGCCGGGAACCACCACCGAACTGAATCTGGCCGACTGGTTCCGCGCCAACAAGATCGAATTCAAGCCCGTGGTCATCGACAAGTACGATGAAATCGTGCGCGCCTTCTCGGCCGGCCGTTGCGACGCCTTCACGACCGACAAGTCGCAACTCGCCTCGACCCGCACGACGCTCGAGAATCCGGAAAAGTACATCATCCTGCCGGAAGATTTCTCCAAGGAACCGCTGGGCCCCATGGTGCGCCAGGGCGATGAGCAGTGGTTCAACGTCGTGCGCTGGGCGCTCAACGCCATGCTGGAGGCCGAAGAATACGGCATCACCTCCAAGAACGTCGACGAGCAGCTCAAGAGCTCCAACCCCAACGTGCAGCGCATCCTGGGCGTGACCCCGGGCATGGGCAAGAACCTGGGTGTGGATGACAAATGGGCCTACAACGTCATCAAGCAAGTGGGCAACTATGGCGAAAGCTTCGAGTCCACCTTGGGCAAGAACGGTCCCATGAAGCTGGATCGTGGCCTCAATGCTTCCTACAAGCAGGGCGGCCTGATGTACGGCTGGCCGGTGCGCTAA